In Sebaldella termitidis ATCC 33386, one DNA window encodes the following:
- a CDS encoding N-acetylmuramoyl-L-alanine amidase translates to MKKICLIIGHGGKDTGAVNPNNGYTELKYNSELVPKIVQKLQGQYEILLENRGNNSIEDIAKINSFNPEIIISFHCNDSEDDKGTGTEAIYYPGSTKGKELATIVSKNVSEALGLKNRGAKTPWQNRGMGLLQRTKAPCIISEGFFIDNDSDLKAGLDKMDNYVAAIVKSVHEYLGDSSEGTEPEQPEKPDTKIYLVQGNKTIGEIDGTIKLY, encoded by the coding sequence ATGAAAAAAATATGTTTGATAATAGGACATGGTGGAAAGGACACAGGAGCAGTAAATCCAAATAACGGATATACAGAGCTAAAGTATAATAGTGAACTAGTACCTAAAATTGTACAGAAATTGCAAGGACAGTATGAAATTTTATTAGAGAATAGAGGGAATAACAGTATAGAAGATATAGCTAAAATAAACAGTTTTAATCCTGAAATCATAATATCTTTTCATTGCAATGATTCAGAAGATGATAAAGGAACAGGCACAGAAGCTATTTATTATCCTGGAAGTACAAAAGGAAAAGAATTAGCTACTATAGTTTCTAAAAATGTTTCAGAAGCTTTAGGACTAAAAAACAGAGGGGCTAAAACTCCATGGCAAAATAGAGGAATGGGATTATTGCAGAGGACGAAAGCCCCATGCATTATCTCGGAAGGCTTTTTTATAGACAATGATAGTGATCTGAAAGCTGGGCTTGATAAGATGGATAACTATGTGGCTGCAATTGTTAAGAGCGTACATGAATATTTAGGTGATAGTTCTGAAGGAACAGAGCCGGAACAACCAGAAAAACCAGATACAAAAATATATCTGGTACAGGGGAATAAAACTATTGGAGAAATAGACGGAACAATAAAATTATATTAG